From the genome of Symphalangus syndactylus isolate Jambi chromosome 5, NHGRI_mSymSyn1-v2.1_pri, whole genome shotgun sequence, one region includes:
- the LOC129483194 gene encoding septin-7-like isoform X2, whose amino-acid sequence MQNHARTDIRCLITGCSVVFPSLLLQDIDKPLDIEFMKRLHVKVNIIPLIVKADTLTPEECQQFKKQYRLPLAVVGSNTIIEVNGKRVRGRQYPWSVAEAPSAMTRELLVAELRL is encoded by the exons ATGCAGAATCATGCACGAACAGACATCAGATGCCTGATAACAGGGTGCAGTGTTGTTTTTCCTTCATTGCTTCTTCAGGACATCG ACAAACCATTGGATATTGAGTTTATGAAGCGTTTGCATGTAAAAGTGAATATCATCCCACTTATTGTCAAAGCAGACACACTCACACCAGAGGAATGCCAACAGTTTAAAAAACAG TACCGTTTACCTCTTGCTGTGGTGGGTAGTAATACTATCATTGAAGTTAATGGCAAAAGGGTCAGAGGAAGGCAGTATCCTTGGAGTGTTGCTGAAG CTCCCTCTGCTATGACCAGGGAACTTTTAGTTGCTGAGCTGAGGCTTTAG